From the genome of Proteus vulgaris, one region includes:
- a CDS encoding methyl-accepting chemotaxis protein, protein MSIKRSAKIGSSVLLLVFILSSALSSFFIYKMKNNFTQVETLLTRYTDVLMARYELATMRSNVNFLMQDTALTNAKDAEIIEKNKKLADSAKRAMEVWTKEKKVTVEAQKSADAIAKLFYNLVDRLIIASNTSGSINVNDEEFANDFDRLNILFDDYITIKAKNSASLINNQETMVNFSIYSTIISLLILVIVLYFVILWVNKTFISNLHTLSDILNKVGQGELVFTLPKMRKDEFGELFSHVGHMQKALTSTILTVKRETLEIKRGASEIASGNQELSSRTEEQASALQQTAASMEEIKTAVANNTENTQEANVIINQSNDIVIDGANVMKDAMLSMKKIEQGALKVGEINEVINSLASQTNILALNAAVEAARAGEQGRGFTVVAAEVRNLASKSADAAKEISQILKASIEDVAEGTALVNKTGEHMQEIVTSIAKVNNIMQGISLASEEQRVGIEQIAVAINQMDTVVQQNASLVDQGASSTMMLDEKAQMLMDNVAVFQIEEQAL, encoded by the coding sequence ATGAGCATTAAACGATCTGCTAAGATAGGTTCGTCTGTATTATTATTGGTTTTTATTTTATCTTCGGCATTATCTTCATTTTTTATTTATAAAATGAAAAATAATTTTACCCAAGTGGAAACGTTGTTAACACGTTACACAGATGTATTAATGGCACGCTATGAATTAGCAACGATGCGTTCTAATGTGAATTTCTTAATGCAGGATACTGCATTAACAAACGCAAAAGATGCTGAGATTATTGAAAAAAACAAAAAATTGGCTGACAGCGCTAAACGTGCCATGGAAGTGTGGACAAAAGAGAAAAAAGTAACTGTTGAAGCACAAAAAAGTGCCGATGCCATTGCAAAATTATTTTATAATTTAGTTGATAGATTAATTATCGCATCAAATACTTCAGGTTCAATAAATGTAAATGATGAAGAATTTGCTAATGATTTTGATAGATTAAATATTTTATTTGATGATTATATCACCATAAAAGCGAAGAATAGTGCTTCTCTTATAAATAACCAAGAAACCATGGTTAATTTTTCTATTTATTCAACCATTATTTCATTGTTAATTTTAGTAATTGTTTTATATTTTGTTATTCTTTGGGTAAATAAAACATTTATTTCTAATCTTCATACATTATCTGATATTTTAAATAAAGTTGGTCAAGGTGAGTTAGTTTTCACTTTACCTAAAATGAGAAAAGATGAATTTGGTGAACTATTCTCACATGTTGGCCATATGCAAAAAGCCTTAACTTCTACCATTCTTACTGTAAAGAGAGAGACTTTAGAGATAAAACGAGGTGCTTCTGAAATTGCATCGGGTAATCAGGAGCTTTCTTCTCGTACTGAAGAGCAAGCCAGCGCCTTGCAACAAACTGCGGCTAGCATGGAAGAGATTAAAACGGCTGTCGCCAATAACACCGAAAATACCCAAGAAGCCAATGTTATTATTAATCAATCCAATGATATCGTCATCGATGGCGCTAATGTGATGAAAGATGCGATGTTATCAATGAAGAAAATAGAACAAGGTGCATTAAAGGTTGGTGAAATTAATGAAGTTATTAATAGCCTTGCGAGCCAAACAAATATTTTAGCGTTAAATGCTGCAGTAGAGGCTGCAAGAGCAGGAGAACAAGGACGTGGTTTTACTGTTGTTGCTGCAGAGGTGCGAAATTTAGCCTCTAAAAGTGCAGATGCAGCCAAGGAAATAAGTCAGATATTAAAAGCATCTATAGAAGATGTGGCTGAAGGAACTGCTCTGGTTAATAAAACAGGGGAACATATGCAAGAAATTGTCACTTCAATTGCAAAAGTAAACAATATTATGCAAGGGATAAGTCTTGCTTCAGAAGAGCAACGTGTTGGTATTGAACAAATTGCGGTGGCAATTAATCAGATGGATACTGTTGTACAGCAAAATGCTTCTTTAGTGGATCAAGGCGCATCTTCAACGATGATGTTAGACGAAAAAGCGCAGATGTTGATGGATAATGTGGCCGTTTTTCAAATAGAAGAACAAGCATTATAA
- a CDS encoding HAD family hydrolase → MQPQFENSKNTVKTLSVFDFDGTLTYHDSFIPFLKFAFGKRKFSRRLIKMVLPTLRCFRRKLTRDELKEVLIKTFLTNTDEQWLKEKAEAFCQLYWAKLMRPTGLLAVAEEVKSNAQVTICSASPAMVLQPFADRLGIKLIGTTLEVVDGKLTGKIIGNNCRCGEKIKRLEDVYGDLTQYHMKAWGDSRGDHELLLASQTPHWRHFHTGRRKAKNSPIKVAVKKES, encoded by the coding sequence ATGCAACCCCAGTTTGAAAACTCAAAAAACACCGTAAAAACGTTATCAGTGTTTGATTTTGATGGCACGTTAACTTACCACGATAGTTTTATTCCTTTTTTAAAGTTTGCTTTCGGTAAACGTAAATTTTCACGCCGTTTAATTAAGATGGTATTACCAACATTACGTTGTTTTAGACGCAAATTAACCCGTGATGAATTAAAAGAAGTGCTTATCAAAACTTTTTTAACAAACACCGATGAACAATGGTTAAAAGAAAAAGCAGAAGCATTTTGTCAGCTTTATTGGGCTAAATTAATGCGCCCTACTGGCTTATTAGCAGTAGCAGAAGAAGTGAAAAGTAATGCCCAAGTTACTATTTGCTCTGCGTCACCAGCAATGGTTCTACAGCCTTTTGCAGATAGGTTGGGGATTAAACTGATAGGCACGACACTTGAAGTAGTTGATGGAAAATTGACAGGTAAAATTATTGGGAATAACTGTCGCTGTGGTGAGAAAATTAAACGTTTAGAAGATGTCTACGGAGATCTAACGCAATATCATATGAAAGCATGGGGAGATTCTCGTGGAGATCATGAATTGCTACTAGCCTCTCAAACACCTCATTGGCGTCACTTTCATACTGGTCGTCGTAAAGCTAAAAACTCACCCATTAAAGTGGCCGTAAAAAAAGAGTCTTAG
- a CDS encoding TerD family protein, whose amino-acid sequence MAVSLVKGGNVSLTKEAPTMSVAMVGLGWDARVTDGAEFDLDASVFMVGEDGKVLSDASFIFFNNKVSQCGSVEHQGDNRTGEGDGDDEQVKITLSKVPAEVKKLVFAVTIYDAENRKQNFGMVSNSFMRVYNNDNNTEIARFDLSEDASTETAMIFGELYRHGAEWKFKAVGQGFAGGLGALASQHGVNI is encoded by the coding sequence ATGGCAGTTTCCCTCGTTAAAGGTGGTAATGTTTCTCTGACTAAAGAAGCACCAACAATGTCGGTTGCTATGGTTGGTCTAGGATGGGATGCCCGCGTGACTGATGGCGCAGAGTTCGATTTAGATGCGTCAGTATTCATGGTAGGTGAAGATGGAAAAGTACTTTCAGACGCAAGTTTTATCTTCTTTAATAACAAAGTGAGTCAGTGCGGAAGCGTTGAACACCAAGGAGATAACCGTACTGGGGAAGGCGACGGTGATGATGAGCAAGTCAAAATCACTTTATCAAAAGTCCCTGCTGAAGTGAAAAAACTGGTATTTGCAGTCACTATTTATGATGCTGAAAATCGTAAACAAAACTTTGGTATGGTCAGTAACAGTTTTATGCGCGTTTATAACAACGACAATAATACTGAAATTGCACGTTTTGATCTTTCTGAAGATGCGTCTACAGAAACCGCAATGATCTTTGGTGAGTTATATCGCCATGGCGCAGAGTGGAAATTCAAAGCCGTTGGTCAAGGTTTTGCGGGTGGTTTAGGTGCGTTAGCATCACAACACGGCGTAAATATCTAA
- a CDS encoding TerD family protein, with product MSVSLSKGGNVSLSKAAPTMKNVLVGLGWDARSTDGQDFDLDASVFLLAANGKVRSDADFIFYNNLRSADGSVVHTGDNRTGEGDGDDEALKIKLDMIPNDVDKVIFVVTIHDAQARRQSFGQVSGAFIRLVNDDNQIEVARYDLTEDASTETAMLFGELYRHNAEWKFRAVGQGYAGGLGSVCAQYGINAS from the coding sequence ATGAGCGTTTCTCTTTCTAAAGGTGGTAATGTCTCTCTGAGCAAAGCAGCCCCAACGATGAAAAACGTCCTTGTCGGACTAGGTTGGGATGCCCGTTCTACAGATGGTCAAGATTTTGACTTAGATGCATCTGTATTTCTGTTAGCTGCAAATGGAAAAGTGCGTAGCGATGCCGATTTCATTTTTTATAACAATTTAAGATCTGCTGATGGCTCAGTTGTTCATACCGGCGATAACCGTACGGGTGAAGGCGATGGTGATGATGAAGCACTGAAAATTAAATTAGACATGATCCCGAATGATGTTGATAAGGTTATTTTCGTTGTCACTATCCATGATGCACAAGCACGCCGTCAAAGCTTTGGCCAAGTATCAGGTGCATTTATTCGTTTAGTTAATGATGACAACCAAATTGAAGTTGCTCGTTATGACTTAACTGAAGATGCATCAACTGAAACGGCAATGTTATTTGGCGAGTTATATCGCCATAACGCAGAGTGGAAATTCCGCGCTGTAGGTCAAGGTTATGCGGGGGGTTTAGGATCGGTTTGTGCTCAGTACGGCATTAATGCCTCTTGA